In Bacillus sp. SB49, a single window of DNA contains:
- a CDS encoding FAD/NAD(P)-binding protein → MMFEWVIIGGGVHGCSVATRLLLQEKTRKEDVVIIDPHDHPMEKWKTLTSKVGMKYLRSSSVHHLHPDPYSLRKYKKQKEYTKGFVGRYDRPMLEMFNNHCEDMFHAVDLKSCWEKGKVRGLWKLNDVWKIQLDDGEEMIAENVVLAVGATEYPSIPAWAEGLKRKPVHVFSHDTFQKEGEVAVIGGGMSAVHLAASLAETSEKPVHLIKRHPFRIKDFDSDPGWLGPKYLNKFNESTCYIKRRDMIRHARNKGSITRDLHIKANRLEKKKMLTVHTGEIEKVEDKGMEIQLSLDCCTIEVNECIFATGSEQKLPLWLKETICQADLPCAPCGFPIPDKNLAWASGLFVTGPLAELEIGPAARNIAGARKVAERISAL, encoded by the coding sequence ATGATGTTTGAGTGGGTGATTATTGGGGGAGGGGTACACGGTTGCAGCGTTGCCACAAGGCTTTTACTTCAGGAGAAAACGCGAAAGGAAGATGTAGTAATTATCGACCCGCATGATCATCCAATGGAAAAATGGAAAACATTAACTTCTAAAGTGGGGATGAAATATCTTCGGTCCTCTTCCGTTCATCATCTTCATCCCGACCCTTACAGCTTGAGAAAATACAAGAAGCAGAAGGAATATACGAAAGGGTTTGTCGGTCGATATGACCGCCCGATGCTTGAAATGTTTAATAATCACTGTGAAGATATGTTTCATGCTGTTGATCTTAAGTCGTGTTGGGAAAAAGGGAAAGTAAGAGGTCTCTGGAAGCTGAACGATGTTTGGAAGATCCAGCTTGACGACGGGGAAGAGATGATAGCTGAAAATGTCGTTCTTGCTGTTGGTGCGACGGAGTATCCATCTATACCTGCCTGGGCGGAGGGGTTGAAAAGAAAGCCTGTCCACGTCTTTTCCCACGATACGTTTCAAAAGGAAGGGGAAGTGGCGGTGATTGGTGGTGGAATGTCAGCCGTTCATTTGGCGGCATCGCTTGCTGAGACTTCAGAGAAGCCGGTCCATCTTATCAAACGTCACCCGTTCAGAATCAAGGACTTTGACAGTGATCCCGGATGGTTAGGTCCAAAATATTTAAATAAATTTAATGAAAGCACCTGCTATATAAAGCGAAGAGATATGATCCGTCATGCCCGTAATAAAGGGTCGATAACAAGGGATCTTCACATAAAGGCTAACAGGTTGGAAAAAAAGAAGATGCTGACTGTTCACACAGGTGAAATAGAGAAAGTAGAGGATAAAGGGATGGAAATCCAGCTGTCCTTGGACTGTTGTACGATCGAAGTGAACGAATGCATTTTTGCTACTGGATCAGAGCAGAAGCTTCCTCTCTGGTTAAAAGAGACCATATGCCAAGCCGACCTGCCTTGTGCCCCGTGTGGGTTTCCAATACCCGATAAAAATCTGGCGTGGGCATCGGGCCTTTTTGTCACAGGTCCGTTAGCTGAGCTTGAAATTGGTCCAGCTGCAAGGAATATTGCAGGTGCAAGAAAAGTGGCAGAGCGCATCTCTGCTTTATAA
- the rpsN gene encoding 30S ribosomal protein S14 — MAKKSKIAKERKRQELVAKYASLRRELKERGDYEALRKLPRDSSPTRLTGRCAVTGRPRGYMRKFKMSRITFRDYAHKGQIPGVKKSSW, encoded by the coding sequence ATGGCTAAAAAATCGAAGATTGCCAAGGAAAGAAAACGTCAGGAATTAGTCGCGAAGTATGCGAGCTTGAGAAGAGAACTAAAGGAAAGGGGTGACTATGAGGCCCTTCGTAAACTGCCGAGGGATTCTTCTCCTACAAGGTTGACTGGAAGGTGTGCAGTCACAGGAAGGCCCCGCGGATATATGCGAAAATTCAAAATGTCACGTATCACGTTTAGAGATTATGCCCATAAAGGCCAGATTCCCGGCGTGAAGAAATCAAGCTGGTAA
- a CDS encoding GNAT family N-acetyltransferase: MEFPILETERLSLTNVSRKHSAAYLDIMSREEVTKYYGMDALKTPEQAREIIRSFQSTWKEKRGIRWGLTVKNESRFIGTVGLNNWNPRAMRAEIGYEIHPDFWRLGLGSEAVKEIIRFSFLELKIRRLGAVTFPDNIPSNRMLEKFGFKKEGTLRNYLVREDQSHDAFIHSLLSEEYDLSS, encoded by the coding sequence ATTTCCCATTTTGGAGACAGAAAGATTGTCACTTACTAATGTATCAAGAAAGCATTCTGCTGCATATTTAGACATCATGTCCAGAGAAGAAGTGACCAAATATTATGGGATGGATGCATTGAAAACTCCGGAGCAGGCGAGAGAAATCATCCGGTCTTTCCAATCCACTTGGAAGGAAAAGCGGGGAATCCGCTGGGGCCTTACAGTGAAGAACGAGTCAAGATTTATAGGTACAGTTGGTCTCAACAATTGGAATCCAAGAGCCATGAGGGCGGAGATCGGTTATGAGATTCATCCTGACTTTTGGCGTCTCGGATTGGGATCTGAAGCAGTAAAAGAGATTATCCGTTTTTCCTTTCTTGAGCTGAAGATACGTAGGCTCGGGGCTGTCACTTTTCCTGATAATATTCCTTCCAACCGTATGTTGGAGAAGTTCGGATTTAAGAAAGAAGGGACGCTGCGGAACTATTTAGTCCGTGAAGATCAAAGTCACGACGCTTTCATTCACTCGCTATTAAGTGAGGAATACGATCTGTCTTCGTAG